The nucleotide sequence GTTCTTTCATGAAACAATTCACCTGATTAACAAGCCCAGTTTATTTCTATTAATAATTTAAACAAAACAGAGCGTTACAATTGTCACCATATTAAGCAAAAAAAATAAAGAGAACCAAGCAAAAATTAAAATTATAAGGTTTTCATTAAAAACAAAGTTTAATACCTGTATAATAATACAAACAGAGGATCCGAAAACATAACTTTTGACTGTAGTAATACTGATTTTTCATATTTCCTCCCTGAGCTAAGAGTTTTTTCAGTTTTTTCACCAAACAAGATTTTGAATTAAAAAATAAACATATCCATTCTTTTCCGGTAAAGTAATTCACTTTCTGTCAATAATTTACTTTTTCAAACATTATAACCCTTATGCCCATGGCGGATAAAATAAACATTAATAAGGCTACCAAAAAAGAACTAACTTCTATAAAAGGCATAGCAGATGTTACAGCTGACCGCATTCTGAACTTCAGGGAAAAAGGCGGGGTGATAAACTCGTTGGATGATTTACAAAAAATAAGTAAAATCCGTCCGAATTACTTAAACGAACTTACAGATGTAGTAGATTTTGAAGATGGAAGAGATGACGGAAACCCAAAAAAGGAAACCCCGTCGGCTCAGGATCTTACCGTAGAACCTCTGTTCAGAATACAGTTTCCAGACATCCCATCAGATGAAGGAGAAAATCCATATGCAGGATATAGGGTAGTAGTGGGGTACAAGTTATGGCGTTCGGGAGTTGCAGGCATGTTTCCGACAAGCCATACTAAAAAGTTTTCAATTGCCCCGAATGGCATTGTAGAAGTACACCTTACAGAAGAAGTAGGAACTTACCTTGGAAAGTCCTTTGATATTTTTGTCAACTCCCCCAAAGGGGAGCCTGTTTATAAGAAAACTGACATCACCCTGGAAGATTCCCAAACCATCAAAATCGATTTACCTTTCTCTGTTAACAACAACCTGCTTGTAAAGCTGGAAAAGCAACAAGGCATTAATTACAACGGCTATACCCTAAAAGCCTATTTTTATGTTGACAGGGGCAGTTCCAGCCTGGATGTAATTAAAGAGGAGTTTGATATTTCTTTTCAGGATGAAATACTTATTAAGTCAGATCCTTTTGAGGGAATTGTTGAGGTTGACCTGAAAGTAATGGCACCAAATGAAGTACTGGTTACCAGATCTAAGTATAAATGGAAGGAAATAGAAGAAACAGAAGAAGCAAAGCAAGTACATATTTCTTTGCCCCGTCCTTCGGGTCTAAGCTATTCAATTCAACTGATAGTCGATATAGATTCTCTGGAAAATCCTTATCTGGACCATTCCCTTATCGTGCTTTACAACATATTGAGAAAAGAGAATTTACAGCTTATAAGGAGAATAGAAGAAAGATTCCCCATTGACTCTAACGGACTTTCGCACGTGAATATTGAACACTACGGGCTGGTGCAAGAACTTGAACTTGAAGTCAAAGCGCCTGCCGGAGAAGTCATAGGAAGAAAAACACTTAAGGCTACAGAATCAGATGATGACGGAAAAGTTCAGGTAAAGGTATTGCCCCGCAAACTGGCAGGAGCAGAAGGCATACATACCATACCTGAAAGACCTGAAAAAATAACAGGACGGCTTATTGATGCACAGGGGAAAAAGAAGCTGGAAAATATCCAGATCATCATTTATGCTTCTACAGTGGAAGGCCCTGCGGAAAAAGATTTCTTTCCGTTACAGTTTACCCGTTCTGAAACAGAAGGGTATTTTGTAATGGACATGCCCAAACTGTACTTCACTGGTGCTTTTGCCAGGATAGGTCTTAGCACAAACAACCATCCAACAGACGTTCCGGTAAGGCTTGAAAAAGACAGGGTATGGCTAATGAAAGATGAAAAGGCCGTAATGGAGGAAAAATTGTTCTTTCCTGCCAATATGATTCTGGTAGTGCAAGCCGAAGACGAAGAGAAAAAAAAAGAAACATGCAGTGAGTGTGAAACACAGAATTACCTGAGACCAAAAAAGGCTGTGGATGAATTTTCATTTTACACTGTCGTCAGGACAACAGAACCAGATATTCAGGGATATACTTTTGAAGAAGATGGAGAAGTTTCTGTACAGAATATTATAGACATAGTCCCTCTTGCCAGCGACCGTACTCATGAAGAAGTAAGTATACCTGCTTCATATCTGCACAGGAGCATTAGAAAAAATGTGTTAATGAAACATGTTAATAATAAAAAGGGGCTGACATTAACTACCTTAAAGAAAGCTTTGAACGAGAGCAATGCACAAAAACTGAGGGAAAAGATAAAGCCCCGGAGTGAAAACAGGGCCATCGGGCGCCACAACCTAAACCTTAACACTTCCATAGATTGGGACAAAGACCCTACTATTTATCAGGCTACCTCTATTGCACATGGCCATTTACTACAATATAAACAAGAGTGGCTAAACGACGGCTATTCAACAGGAGACCTTCTATATAGCCTTCCTCTAGCTCCTGGCCAGAAAAAACAAATCGTGGTTTTTGACTGGGAGAGAAGAGAGTCGGCCACAAGAAGGGAAAGCCTGGACTACCAAGAAAGCCTGTATAACTCCCTGAGCAGAGACCGGGATGTAAATGAAGTAGTACAAGGGTCTCTCAGGGAAAATATCAGAGGCGGATCTTCAGCCAGGACCTCGTCTGCCTCAGGAGGCTTTGGATTAGGCTTTGTGGCTGGTCCCGTAGGAGGCTTGCTCGGTGTATCTGGAGGAAGCAGCAAGGCAAGCTCTACAGCATGGCAGGATTCATCCCGTCATACTACCCTAAGTGATCTCCAGCAACTCAGGGACAGGACACTACAGTCTGCCAATGCCATCAGGAGCCAGAGGGCCTCCGTTATTACTACTGCCACACAGGGAGAGCGTTTTTCGGCTGAAACAGAAACGGTAGCAAACTATAACCGCTGCCACTCTCTTACCATTCAGTATTTTGAAGTATTGCGGCACTTAAAGGTTCAACAACGGCTGGCTAGTGTTCAGGAGTGCCTGTTTATACCTCTGATGATCTCTCACTTTGACTATCAAAAGATTCTTAGATGGCAGGAGTCACTGTCTTCAAGTATCAACAGAAGGCTACAAAGAGGTTTTGGAGCCATACAAAGAATTGAAAATGACTACGAAGGCAGTGATCTGCCTGAAAACAGATTTGCTGATGACAACCTGGAATATCTGGAAGGGGGAATATATATTAAATTTGAAATACCGGCCCCCCAAGACCTAAGCATCCTGGAAGAAAAGGAAGAGCTGTTGAAAGCTTTAGAGCGGTTTATGGTCATTGTTCCTTCCATACAACGTCATCTGAACCGGATAGTAGATGCAAAAATTGAATTAAGAAATGAACTCTTCTACGAACATGTGGCTCCGGAAATTGCTGCTGCTTTTATTGAGAAGTTAAAAATTGAAGCTGTTGTTCAAAGCGGAACAGACGGGGTAGAGTCTGAACAAATCCTTCCACTGTCAACAACGATGGTAACAAGATTTGAAAACGGGAAGCCATTGTTTGTTTCATTAAGACAAAATGGATCTATCGGCCCTTTAAGAAGATCCGAAATTAAGGCTGTAGTAATCCGGAAAGCATCAGGCATTATGCTACAGAATGGAGAATCGCTGGCTGATGTCCTCCCTGTCAATTCCCAGATTATGATCACCTCAGGCACAATCCGTTATAATACGGCACATTTTTCCGGACATTTGTTCCGAAACTCCAATATAATGGATGATCTGGTGGGATACTCAGGCCTGAGTAATGACCGGGAAAAAGTAAGAATTGCAACACCACTTTCGCGAGCCGAAATGCGCAACCCCAGAAACGAGGATCTTGAAATAGCAAGTGCACTGCAGGACCATCTTAATGATAACGTTGAAAAATACCATAGTGCCATCTGGATGAACATGAGCGCAGAAAGAAGATTTATGTTCCTGGATGGTATCAGAATAACAGATTATTCTGATGTTGAAAATTATCCTCAGGGAGTCATCAGAAGTGTGGCATCTGTAGTTGAAAACAGGGTAATCGGAATTATCGGCAACAACCTTGTTATGCCTGTAGCACCTGGCTTCCGGCTTGATCCAAATACACGTGGCAAGGAAGTAGACCTGTTTTCCCTGTATCAGCCTCTTACTCCAGCAGCCCCTGCCAGTGTCAGCATTCCTACCAAAGGAGTTTATGCAGAAGCTGTGATGGGGCAATGCAATAGCTGTGAAAAAATTAATGAGGACCGGTTCTGGCGGTGGAGCGAAGAGCCAATTCCACATAGTCCGACACCGATCATGCCTGTTAGCACCGATACCCGCCGTACAACTCCGGCAGATACTGACGTAACCTCTTTCCCGAACCCGATGGTCAATATCCAGAACGCCCCACAAGCACCCAATCCACAAGGTTTCGGCGCAGCTGCAGAACTGTTGGGCAATGCTTCCTTCCGCGACATTACCGGTCTGCAGGGCAATCAGGCTAATGCTATTAAGGCACTTCAGGCAACTATGGAAGCAGCTCAGAAATTCGGCACTCAGGCTTCGGGTCTCACAGCACTGGGCGCTCAGCTTGACGCAATCAGGGAGGCAAGGAGACACAACATGATTCCGGACGACCTGACGCGTGAACTTTCGGAAAAAGCTATCAGAAACTTTTATGAGGAAAAGCCAGACCAGACAAACTCAGGTTTAAATAATATTAAGAGACTTCAGGAAATGATAGAGAGAAACGATATTCCCGGAGATATAGGACAAGAGCTTATGAAAAACCTGACGAAGTCTATGCATAAAAATGGCGGCACTGAAAACCTGCGGGACCTACTGACAACAGGCGGAGAAAAGATTCCTTCTGTAGGCTCTTTTTCAGCAGAAACAACAACACCTGAGGGCAAACTGACAAAACTCACCATGACAGGTTCCTCTCCAACAAGTAGCTTTTTTCACCAACAAAAAATCAATCAACTGGTAGAATGTTTCCAAAGAAACCTGCACCTGATAAAAACTAATGCCAATGTTTTAAAAATAGCTTTGGAGGAAGAAAAGGGTTGGACAGATGAAGATGGCAACAAAATAAAAGAAGGCGACAAAGACGACGAAGGCAATTTTATCATGCTGAACAAATTAACAGACTATTTTAAAGCCATACCAGAAGCAAACCTTTTCGGGCACAACAGCGACCCTGAAGAACACGCAAAAGAGGCTGCTAAAGACAACAATGCGTGGAGCGCGGCATTTATTTGCTATGTTTTTGCCAAAGCCGGAATTAAGATATCCGATGGATTTGAATTCAGTAACAGGCATATTACATACATTGTCCATGCCCTTATGAACCGCCTAAATAAAGACCAGGAAAAAATATTCTGGTTGTACAGAGTTGATGAACGGACTCCCCAGCCAGGTGATCTGGTTTGCGTAAACAGGCCCGGAGGCGGTACCTGGAACTTTAATAATTTGAGAAATGACTTTCTTCAGGAAAATAATGAAGGCAAGTATGAGATTAACCCTCCAATTCAGGGCAATTCACATTGTGATATAGTTTTGGGAACAAAGGAAAAAGACGGAGTAAAATATTTAGAAACAATGGGCGGCAATCTAAGCGATACCATACTCCGGGTAGATGTGAGACTGAATGAAGATGGAAAAATTGACATGGAAACACGTAACGATGAAGGGGAAGTGGAAAACCGCAACTATTTCGGGATTCTTGGCATTGAGCCATGCAACATAAATTCCATACTTGCAGATCTTTCCGGAGAGTCCTCTCCTGTTATTAAAGCTTAAGTCCGGATAATACAAAAACCGCTAAATTTATCCTGCCAATATTGAGGATAAACTTTGGCGGTTTTTCAATCCATTAATGTGAGTTGTTTAGGATTTCCAGCCTGAAAACTTCACCGCTGATTTCAACAAATTGCGGCACAGATTAATGCCAGTCTTCGTCATTAAATCTGATACTACCAGAAAAACTTTCTTCAACCCAGCTCAAAAGGCCTTAAGCCTGAAATATGAGACGAATCCGCCAAAGCATCACAATCAGCAGGATCTGCTTTTTTGTCAAAGTCACTGGTGAAATACCATGTTTTATAAGAAGAAAAAGTTATATAGTACGATATCAGCCCACAACCGCACATAAAGTATGCAGTAATTGCCAAAAACACATATTTCTTGATAAAAGCCATAGCTTTTTAAAGCTATGAAAATTCCCGAAAAAATAACACAACCTTAATCTCATTTTTAGGCAAAAAATTCTCCTGAGGCAAAGAAGAAAATTAAACCCCGCTTCTGTATTCTTACTTTTCAGAAATGATATTACACCCTCCAAAAACCACATCTGCTTTTACTTTCAAATAAGGTTTTCCTTCTTCAAAAGCCTTCGTCCGATACACATATTCCCCAAAAGCGATGACCGTTTCGTCGGGAAAGCGGCTGCCGCCAAAGACAGTGGTTACTTGGATACGCATGGGAATGTTTTCATTGATATACAAGTTTCCATTTCCAAAAATGACATTAACCTTTCCTTTAGGCATTCCCTTTTCAACTTCCACTTGGGTATAGTCAATTTCACCACTTCCAAAGACCACATTTACTTCAGGGTTACTCCTATCGTATTGGACATTTGTTTTGCTAAACACGACCCTTTCTTTCTGATCAGTGCTTTTAAATGATGTCCCTAGCAACATTCTAACGCCCATATAAATAAGGAACAAAGAAAAAAGTACCCTAAAGAAGGGGAAGTTTATCCCAAATACAAGTTTCAGGATAATAGAGACACCAGCCAAAATAAGCAGTATGCCCCAGAACATTGCACTAGACAATATGGCCATTTTCATAACATTTACCGATATAACAGGGAGCAAGATAAAGCTTGTTTCATGCATTCCAAAATGACATCAATCATAAGCATTTCGCAATTCCCTCATTACAGGCTCGTCCAGCGGCGACCATACAGGTGTCCGAACATTGAGCTTTTTCAAACCATTGCTAGTCCAGTTGTTGCTAGTCCTGAACATATGGTAATAATCAGTCGCTTCATAAAAATTGTCATTATACTCCCTGGCGGCATCAGGTATGATCATGACCTCTCCATGTTCATCTTGTTGAAAAGACCTATAGATATATTCCGTCAAAGTTTTGTAGTCATCGTAGTGGAGATAAAGCGGGATAAGGTTGAGCCTTTGACTACTAATGTCAGGATAGTATTCTACATGCATAGCACTAGCCGTTGGCAAAAGCGCAGCAGGTAGCGCTAGCCTTAGGTTTAGCTCACTCCAGTCTGCTGCTTGTGTATAATACCTTCTTTCTCCCCAACCAAATGAGATATATTGAAAAGTAGTATCGACAGCAGCAAACTCCTCTGTAGGAAAAGGCTCTGTCCAATTTATCATATCAGTTTTTACCGGCACTACAAAATAAGTATGGCTACCTCTAGAAGCAACATAAACGAGGACGTCGCCAGATTCCAAGGGTTCAAAATCCCGATTTACCGGAATTACTCCAAGCAGAAATAACAATACAGAATACAGCATAATAAACCCAACAGGAACCCCTAAAACAAATCCTATATATATTAAAAACCTTTTGATAGATTCTTAACTATGAGATTTAGATTTTGTTATCGGGTGCTGCTAGACATCCCATTCCTCGTTCAGAATAGTCACCGCATGGTGGGCAGTCAAATCAAAAGCACATGGCACTACAGAGATATAGTTTTCCGCCAAAGCATGCTCATCTGTATCTTCTCCTTTATCGAAGCTGCTGAAACTCCCGGTCATCCAGTAATATGTTCTTCCATGCGGGTCTTTCCTTTCATCAAAATCTTCTTGCCACTTGGCATTGGCCTGTCTGCACACCCTGATCCCTTTAATTTTCTTTCCTTTTTTAGGTATATTCACATTAAGTGCCACCCCTCTAGGTATTTTTGTCTTTAATACTTGGGCTATGATTTTGTGAATATGCTCCCGGCAATGGTCAAACTCTGCCGACAAAGAATAGTCACATAAGGAAAACCCTACTGCCGGAATACCTTCTACGGCTGCTTCTATGGCTGCCGACATGGTGCCAGAGTAAATGACACTTATAGAAGAGTTTGCTCCATGATTGATACCACTTAAAACCAAATCCGGCGTTCTTTCTTTCAAAACAATATG is from Cytophagaceae bacterium ABcell3 and encodes:
- a CDS encoding DUF2272 domain-containing protein, yielding MADKININKATKKELTSIKGIADVTADRILNFREKGGVINSLDDLQKISKIRPNYLNELTDVVDFEDGRDDGNPKKETPSAQDLTVEPLFRIQFPDIPSDEGENPYAGYRVVVGYKLWRSGVAGMFPTSHTKKFSIAPNGIVEVHLTEEVGTYLGKSFDIFVNSPKGEPVYKKTDITLEDSQTIKIDLPFSVNNNLLVKLEKQQGINYNGYTLKAYFYVDRGSSSLDVIKEEFDISFQDEILIKSDPFEGIVEVDLKVMAPNEVLVTRSKYKWKEIEETEEAKQVHISLPRPSGLSYSIQLIVDIDSLENPYLDHSLIVLYNILRKENLQLIRRIEERFPIDSNGLSHVNIEHYGLVQELELEVKAPAGEVIGRKTLKATESDDDGKVQVKVLPRKLAGAEGIHTIPERPEKITGRLIDAQGKKKLENIQIIIYASTVEGPAEKDFFPLQFTRSETEGYFVMDMPKLYFTGAFARIGLSTNNHPTDVPVRLEKDRVWLMKDEKAVMEEKLFFPANMILVVQAEDEEKKKETCSECETQNYLRPKKAVDEFSFYTVVRTTEPDIQGYTFEEDGEVSVQNIIDIVPLASDRTHEEVSIPASYLHRSIRKNVLMKHVNNKKGLTLTTLKKALNESNAQKLREKIKPRSENRAIGRHNLNLNTSIDWDKDPTIYQATSIAHGHLLQYKQEWLNDGYSTGDLLYSLPLAPGQKKQIVVFDWERRESATRRESLDYQESLYNSLSRDRDVNEVVQGSLRENIRGGSSARTSSASGGFGLGFVAGPVGGLLGVSGGSSKASSTAWQDSSRHTTLSDLQQLRDRTLQSANAIRSQRASVITTATQGERFSAETETVANYNRCHSLTIQYFEVLRHLKVQQRLASVQECLFIPLMISHFDYQKILRWQESLSSSINRRLQRGFGAIQRIENDYEGSDLPENRFADDNLEYLEGGIYIKFEIPAPQDLSILEEKEELLKALERFMVIVPSIQRHLNRIVDAKIELRNELFYEHVAPEIAAAFIEKLKIEAVVQSGTDGVESEQILPLSTTMVTRFENGKPLFVSLRQNGSIGPLRRSEIKAVVIRKASGIMLQNGESLADVLPVNSQIMITSGTIRYNTAHFSGHLFRNSNIMDDLVGYSGLSNDREKVRIATPLSRAEMRNPRNEDLEIASALQDHLNDNVEKYHSAIWMNMSAERRFMFLDGIRITDYSDVENYPQGVIRSVASVVENRVIGIIGNNLVMPVAPGFRLDPNTRGKEVDLFSLYQPLTPAAPASVSIPTKGVYAEAVMGQCNSCEKINEDRFWRWSEEPIPHSPTPIMPVSTDTRRTTPADTDVTSFPNPMVNIQNAPQAPNPQGFGAAAELLGNASFRDITGLQGNQANAIKALQATMEAAQKFGTQASGLTALGAQLDAIREARRHNMIPDDLTRELSEKAIRNFYEEKPDQTNSGLNNIKRLQEMIERNDIPGDIGQELMKNLTKSMHKNGGTENLRDLLTTGGEKIPSVGSFSAETTTPEGKLTKLTMTGSSPTSSFFHQQKINQLVECFQRNLHLIKTNANVLKIALEEEKGWTDEDGNKIKEGDKDDEGNFIMLNKLTDYFKAIPEANLFGHNSDPEEHAKEAAKDNNAWSAAFICYVFAKAGIKISDGFEFSNRHITYIVHALMNRLNKDQEKIFWLYRVDERTPQPGDLVCVNRPGGGTWNFNNLRNDFLQENNEGKYEINPPIQGNSHCDIVLGTKEKDGVKYLETMGGNLSDTILRVDVRLNEDGKIDMETRNDEGEVENRNYFGILGIEPCNINSILADLSGESSPVIKA
- a CDS encoding LiaF-related protein; translated protein: MAILSSAMFWGILLILAGVSIILKLVFGINFPFFRVLFSLFLIYMGVRMLLGTSFKSTDQKERVVFSKTNVQYDRSNPEVNVVFGSGEIDYTQVEVEKGMPKGKVNVIFGNGNLYINENIPMRIQVTTVFGGSRFPDETVIAFGEYVYRTKAFEEGKPYLKVKADVVFGGCNIISEK
- a CDS encoding TIGR02117 family protein — protein: MLYSVLLFLLGVIPVNRDFEPLESGDVLVYVASRGSHTYFVVPVKTDMINWTEPFPTEEFAAVDTTFQYISFGWGERRYYTQAADWSELNLRLALPAALLPTASAMHVEYYPDISSQRLNLIPLYLHYDDYKTLTEYIYRSFQQDEHGEVMIIPDAAREYNDNFYEATDYYHMFRTSNNWTSNGLKKLNVRTPVWSPLDEPVMRELRNAYD
- the surE gene encoding 5'/3'-nucleotidase SurE, translating into MSAKPLILVTNDDGITSKGIRTLIDIAKQHGEVLVVAPDSPQSGMGHAITIGETLRLDPEDIFEGIKAWKCSGTPVDCVKMANHIVLKERTPDLVLSGINHGANSSISVIYSGTMSAAIEAAVEGIPAVGFSLCDYSLSAEFDHCREHIHKIIAQVLKTKIPRGVALNVNIPKKGKKIKGIRVCRQANAKWQEDFDERKDPHGRTYYWMTGSFSSFDKGEDTDEHALAENYISVVPCAFDLTAHHAVTILNEEWDV